The following are from one region of the Stigmatella ashevillena genome:
- a CDS encoding TIM44-like domain-containing protein has product MRPLFRSLLRLPPWLWVLGVFTALVPLAALARGGGGEHYTRGTDDSGGDGDAGGLIYLLFRLIGFAFRYPKIGVPLLILAGVAYYFYRRNLHPTGSTQRALERKEAAQRTQVSDQSVQGWVQALKRKDPQFEVQGVLAKVRHLFPLLQEAWFKRELTPVRPFLSDATYQRFNVQLQLMAAQGVRDAICDIRLLDARIIGLEQSEWFDSLQIRIQAEMRDTDVPATASDAQALAAAQRAPSESFTEVWTFVRKPGAATRIGQDVYQGKCPQCGAPYQGGASNVCEYCQAIVNSGNYDWTLSEITQGIEHNRQSTIVKGLREARAADPALNLEILEDRASLLFWKWIDAQSRGDEKRMAQVANADIVSQLGTELDSLRQQGRRRAILECAVGAVVTRDLEVQPEGDDRAHVEIRWSARLGTVAANERRQELPPVPQRWVFTMTRRHGVTTNTANGMATDRCPQCNAPLTSSGASACAYCGTQLGTSARDWVLATTLPYETWEAQTRHRRSSGATAPAASGPPEATDTVVDAQERERLLYMMAAIAASDGAVDAQERKLLKVCATRWSIPWQNVEMALNAGQPLFNRLMPGKGSPEASVFMDHLVRMALVDGRVDLKERRMLVSTAMHLGVLPQLESMLRK; this is encoded by the coding sequence ATGCGCCCGCTCTTCAGAAGCCTGCTCCGCCTGCCTCCCTGGCTGTGGGTCCTGGGGGTCTTCACGGCCTTGGTTCCCCTGGCCGCCCTGGCCCGAGGCGGCGGGGGCGAGCACTACACCCGGGGCACGGACGACTCCGGGGGTGACGGGGATGCGGGAGGGCTGATCTACCTGCTCTTCCGCCTCATCGGGTTCGCCTTCCGGTATCCGAAAATCGGCGTGCCGCTGCTGATCCTCGCCGGGGTGGCGTACTACTTCTACCGGCGGAACCTGCACCCCACCGGCTCCACCCAGCGGGCCCTCGAGCGCAAGGAAGCAGCGCAGCGCACCCAGGTCTCGGACCAAAGCGTCCAGGGGTGGGTCCAAGCCCTGAAGCGCAAGGATCCGCAGTTCGAGGTCCAGGGCGTGCTCGCCAAGGTGCGGCATCTCTTCCCGTTGCTTCAGGAGGCCTGGTTCAAGCGGGAGCTGACACCCGTCCGCCCGTTCCTCTCCGATGCCACCTACCAGCGCTTCAACGTCCAGCTTCAGCTCATGGCGGCCCAGGGCGTGCGCGATGCCATCTGCGATATCCGGCTGCTGGACGCGCGAATCATCGGGCTGGAGCAGAGCGAGTGGTTCGACAGCCTCCAGATCCGCATCCAGGCCGAGATGCGCGACACGGACGTGCCCGCGACGGCCTCGGACGCGCAGGCCCTGGCCGCTGCCCAGAGGGCTCCCTCGGAGTCGTTCACCGAGGTGTGGACCTTCGTCCGCAAGCCTGGGGCGGCGACGCGGATCGGCCAGGATGTCTACCAGGGCAAGTGCCCCCAGTGTGGCGCGCCCTATCAAGGAGGGGCCAGCAACGTCTGCGAGTACTGCCAAGCCATCGTCAACTCTGGCAACTACGACTGGACGCTCTCGGAGATCACCCAGGGCATCGAGCACAATCGCCAGTCGACCATCGTGAAGGGCCTGAGGGAGGCCCGGGCGGCGGATCCGGCGCTCAACCTGGAGATCCTCGAGGATCGCGCCTCGCTCCTGTTCTGGAAGTGGATCGATGCGCAGAGCCGTGGCGACGAGAAGCGGATGGCGCAGGTGGCCAACGCGGACATCGTCTCTCAGCTGGGCACGGAGCTCGACAGCTTGCGTCAGCAGGGCCGCCGCCGCGCCATCTTGGAGTGCGCCGTGGGGGCAGTCGTCACCCGGGACCTGGAGGTCCAGCCGGAGGGAGACGACCGGGCCCATGTGGAGATCCGCTGGAGCGCCCGGCTGGGCACGGTGGCCGCGAATGAGCGGCGGCAGGAACTGCCTCCCGTTCCGCAACGGTGGGTGTTCACGATGACACGGCGACATGGGGTGACGACGAACACGGCCAACGGCATGGCCACCGATCGCTGCCCGCAGTGCAACGCGCCCCTCACGAGCAGCGGCGCGAGCGCCTGTGCGTACTGCGGAACCCAGCTTGGCACCAGCGCACGGGACTGGGTGCTCGCCACCACCCTGCCCTACGAGACGTGGGAGGCCCAGACGCGGCACCGGCGTTCATCCGGAGCCACGGCCCCAGCCGCCTCCGGGCCGCCAGAAGCCACGGACACCGTGGTGGACGCCCAGGAGCGCGAGCGGCTCCTCTACATGATGGCGGCCATCGCCGCCTCGGACGGCGCGGTAGACGCTCAGGAGCGCAAGCTGCTCAAGGTCTGTGCCACGCGCTGGAGCATCCCGTGGCAGAACGTGGAGATGGCCCTCAACGCCGGGCAGCCGCTCTTCAACCGGCTCATGCCGGGCAAGGGCAGCCCCGAGGCCTCGGTCTTCATGGACCACCTGGTGCGGATGGCCCTGGTGGACGGACGCGTCGATCTCAAGGAACGGCGCATGTTGGTGTCCACCGCCATGCACCTGGGGGTTCTGCCCCAGTTGGAGTCGATGCTCCGCAAGTGA